The nucleotide window GCATTATCAAATGATTAAAGATGCTGTAAAACAAGATATCGAGTTCTTAGGATATCTTCCATGGAACAGTGATTTAGAACTCCCTGAAAGACATTTAGGGCTCGTTCCAACATATGAAAGCAAAAACCTAGATAGTTATATGGAAAAACTATCCAACTACATATCCAAACACATAGACCTTGAAAAAGTAATAGGGATAGCAAACGATACCAAAAAAATCGAAATAAAAAACTGGAGTGTATTCAGACAAACCCAAAAAACCAAAGTTAAAATCGCAGTAGCATTCGATCAAGCATTCAATTTCTATTACTATGACAACCTCGATATACTAAGCGAACTTGGTGGCGAAATAATTGAGTTCAGCCCAATAAAAGACAAGAAACTCCCCGAAGCCGATGCTTTATATATCGGTGGTGGTTTTCCAGAAACCTTCCTACCAGAACTGGAAGAAAACCAGTCAATGAAAAAAACAATTAAAAATTTCTATAACTCAGGTAAACCAATCTACGCAGAGTGTGGCGGACTTGCATACCTATCCAAAGAGATAATAGATTTTGATAATGAACCATACAAAATGGTCGGCATTGTACCTGGAAAAGTCAAAATGACAGACAAACTACAGGCAATGGGATACGTAAAGGCAGAGACAACAAATAACAACATATTGATGAATAAAAATGAATTTACAAAAGGCCATGAATTCCATTACTCCAAAATAACTGGCCTAAACAAAAAAGAAAGCAGTTATAAATTATTTGGAGGAAAAGGCAAGAATGGAAGACATGAAGGCTACGTAAACAAAAACCTATTAGCTAGTTACGTACACCTCCATTTCGGCACAAACCCATCACTACCAAAAAAACTACTAAAAAAAGCAGAAAAAACTAAGTAAATAAATCCAAAACCTTGAAGCAATTTATTACAATTTTAAATACCTAAAAACATTAGATTCTAAAAAAACACAGTAATCGCCTAAAAAAACATAAATCAGTCTATTACCTGACACTTAACTAAAGTTCAGTTAAAAACCCTAAAACATAAAAAAACAGAATTGAGAGGATATTGTGAGAAAGATATTAGTCACCACTGCATGGCCATATGGAAACGGTCCAATTCACTTAGGTCACTTCGCGGGAATGGTGTTACCAGCAGATATATTCGCCAGATACCATAGAATGAAAGGAAACAAAGTTGCCATGGTTTCAGGAACCGATATGCATGGAACACCCATATCATTGAAAGCCGAACAAGAAGGAATGACCCCTAAACAACTATCAGAAAAATACCATAAAATAATAAAAAAATCATTAATGGACTTAGGCGCTTCCTACGAACTATATACCAAAACAACAACAGAAAACCATTATGAAACAACCCAAGATATGTTCAGCACATTAAAAAAGAAAGGACATATCTACAAAGACAGTATGGATCTTTTCTACTGTCCAGAATGTGACCGATTCCTTCCAGACAGATATGTAGAGGGTGTTTGTCCACACTGTAATGAAGAACAAGCCAGAGGCGATCAATGCGACGAATGTGGAATGACTCTAGACCCAATCGACTTAAAAAAACCCTATTGCTCACTATGTAACGCAACCCCTATTGAAAAACAAAGCGAACACCATTTCTTAAAACTATCAACATTCAATGAAGAACTAAAAAAATGGATATCTGAAAAAGAAGATGAATGGAAACCAAACGTAATAAACTTCACAAAACAATGGCTCGAAGACGGTTTAGAAGACCGACCAATAACACGAGACATGGAATGGGGAGTTCCGATACCAGGTGGAGAAGAAGGAAAAAGTATCTACGTTTGGTTCGATGCAGTAATAGGATACCTATCAGCTACAAAAGAATACACAGATAAATGGAGAGAATTCTGGGAAGACGAAGAAGCAGAAACATACTACTTCATAGGAAAAGACAACATACCATTCCACGCAATCATATGGCCAGCAATGCTAATGGGCTATCAAAACCTAAACCTACCACATTGTGTATCCGCAAACGAATTCTTAAACCTAGAAGGCCGTCAATTTTCAACCAGCCGAAACTGGGCAGTTTGGCTTAACGAAGTCCCCTTCGACCCAGACGCAATAAGATACCACCTCACAAGCATAATGCCAGAAAACAAAGATTCAAACTTCACATGGGAAGGATTCCAAACCAAAAACAACGAAGAACTTGTTTCAACATACGGAAACTACGTACACAGAGTACTAACATTAATACAAAACGAACTGAACGGCGAAATAAAACCAAAAGAAACAGAGATAGACCCAGAAGTCCAACAAAAAATCAAAGAAACAGTTGAAAAAACTGGAAAACAAATAGATAATAGAGAATTCAAAAAAGCACTTGAAACCGTAATATCACTATCAGCATACGGAAACACCTACCTAAACAAAAAAGAACCATGGAAATCCGACAACCCTAAAAAAACATTATACAACTGCCTCAACATCGTCAAAACACTATCAATAATAACAGCACCATTCATGCCAAACTCAGCAAACCAACTATGGCAAACAATAGGCAACAAAGACACAGTACATAAACAAAAATGGAGCAACGCCAAAAAACCAATAAAAGAAACAAAAATAGATAAACCAAAAACCTTATTCAAAAAAATCGAAGACAAAGAAATAGAAAAACAAATAAACAAATTAGGAAGTGAAAAAATGGAAGAAAAAAAAGAACAAGAAAAAATATCATTCGAAAAATTCCAGCAAATGGACATAAGAGTAGCAAAAATAAAAAAAGCCGAAAAAATAGAAGGATCAGACAAACTACTGAAAATAAAAGCAGACATCGGAAACGAAGAAAGACAATTCGTAGCCGGGCTCGCCAAAACACATCAACCAAAAGAACTAATCGGAAAACAAGTAATAGCAATAACAAACCTAGAAGAAGCCGAAATATTCGGAGAAAAATCAGAAGGAATGATACTAGCAGCCGACCAAAACAATAAACCGATACTACTAAAACCTGAAAAAGAAACAGAAACAGGAACACCAATAAAATAAATTAAAAAAAACAAACGGAGGGACATACAACCCCTCCCAACCAAAAAACCAACAAAACATAACTAAACTAAAAAATAAACCTTACCCCTCACCATAACTAAACTAAAAAATAAACCTTACCCCTCACCTGCTGACCCAATCAATTATATTCTAAACCAGATTAATAGCCATAAACCCTACATAATACAATATGTATATGAAGGGGGAGAACCCACGGCATTAGCCATGGGAAGCTCACCAGGGTCCATGTTCATATGGGTTTCTTTCTAAAGCAGTTCCCTCAGTGTTATGTTGCCAGATATCGTCTCCCCAGATATATGCATTAACGTTTGATTGTGGACCTATTCCCTTTAACTCTATTTCTATTACTTCACTTTCACCAGGTTCAAGAGAGGGGATTATCTGTGTTTCATTTCCTACTAATTCACAGTTTATTGTCTCAAGCTTTAGGTTTAGTTCACCGGTTTCAAGTGAGGCGTCTTTATTTGTTATCTGGAGTTGCAATGTTACGTTTGCTTCGTCTTGATCGAATTCAGGTAGGAATTCTGCTTGGATTTCTGCGTAGTTTTGTTTCACGAAGTACTCTGGAAGGTCATCCATCGCTAGGTATGTGATAAACCCAAGGCTACCTACTAATAGGATGCCTATTGCCACAATCTTGCTTACTTGCCAGAACTCTTCTTTGTCTGGTTTTCTAGCTAGTTTTAAAACTCTTATATACTCAGATAGTTTTTCTTTGAGGCTTTTTACGGCCTTGTCTACGTCATTATCTTTGCCTTTACTGCTACGTCTTGCCAACTTTTCACCGCCGGTTTTTATTCACGCAGGAGTTGTCATCCGACGAAATCGATTCCATGTTTCTCGATTTCTTCTTTTTCAGCTTCTTTTGTTTTGCCTAATATTTGGGATGATTTTACTCCTGTTACGACTAACATGACTCTTACAGTATCTTCAAGGTTTTGTTCTATTTGAGCTCCCCATATTATCCTTGAGTCTGTGCTTATTCTGTCGTGAACTTCTTTGACTACGCTTTCGGATTCGGAGACACTTATGTCTGGTCCACCGGTTACGTTTATTAATGCGGCTTCTGCGCCACTTATATCGACATCTAGTAATGGGCTTTGGAGGCTCTTTTTAACTGCTTCGTGGGCTCTTTCTTCGCCTTCGGCTTGACCGACACCTATCATTGCTACGCCACCGCCTTCCATTATTGTTCTGACGTCTGCGAAATCGAGGTTGACGAGGCCGGGTTTGGTTATTAATTCGGTTATTCCTTTAACAGCTCTCATTAATACTTCATCTGCTACTTTGAATGCTTTTTGTAGTGGGAGTCTTGGTACTGTTTCGGTTAGTTTATCGTTTGGTATTACTATTACTGTGTCTGCTACGTTTCTTAGTCTTTTTAGCCCTGCTTCTGCATTCTCCATTCTTACTTTTCCTTCTACTTCGAATGGGAGTGTCACGACAGCTATTGTTAGTGCTCCAAGTTCTTTTGCTACCTTGGCTACAACTGGTGCTGAACCTGTTCCGGTACCTCCACCTAATCCACAGGTTACGAAAACCATGTCGGAGCCTTCTAAGACTTGTTCTAGGTCTCTTATGTTTTCTTCAGCAGCTTCTTTACCTATTTTAGGGAGGCTTCCGGCTCCAAGGCCTTTGGTCTTGTTTCTACCTATCAGTATTTTGCGGTGTGCATCTGTGGTTACGAGGTGTTGTGCATCTGTGTTTAGCGCTATCATTTCTGCGCCTTTGATACCTGCTTCCATCATTCGGTTTACGGTGTTTGATCCACCTCCACCACAACCAACGACTCTTATTGTTGTTCCTATTTCTTTTATAACTCTCTGCAGCTCTTCGTCTTGTTCTTGTTTCTCTGGAGGTTTAATCGGTCTCGTTACATCTTTGTTGTTTGTTGAAATCTCTTCTTCATCTTCTGTTCTTTCTAAAGCTTCTTCAACTACGGATTTCATCCTAATCCCCATCTTTAAACTTTCAGTTAATTTTTATGTAAATCTAACTTTCAACCCATGCCTATTTTATCGAGGACCTTGGGAGGGTACTTTAAATTAATCTCTTTCTTATTTATATTGTGTACCATATCGGGAGTTATAGTTTTTCCTTCTATCTCTAGTTCCTTGCCCCCAGAGAGAACTCCAAACTGTTTTTTCTCCACTCCAAGCGACAATGCCTTGTCGGGATTGAATTTTTTCTGGGTTATCTCCACCTGAATATTTCCTTCCCTCCGTGATACCTCTATGGGTTTTTCTTGTCCTATAGTTTTAATAGCACAGTTTATTAATTTCTCAATTCTATCTTTAAAACTTTTCGAAGGAATATAGAATTTGTTTGTTATTGTGCCGTTATTTTTTTTATAGTAAATTACTTCAGACTTATTTAAACAACTTTTCAAAATATCTCTATTTTTCCCAAACCTCTGAGCCATGTTTATTAGTTCTTCATTTATTTTGATTAATTTAAATTCCTTATATCGTTTTTTTCCAGCATAAATAGGTTTAGAGTTCTCTATAGAGTTTTCAATAAATTCACTCCATAGTTTAGGGTTTAATGGATCCAAATCTCTTATCTCACCCTCTGAATATACAGGTAACTTATATTTAGATAGTTCTTGTTTCTGGATTTCATTACCAGAGAGATGTATGAAACTACATTCCGGTGTTTTCTGAATCATTTCTCCAACCATCTCATAGTTATAGGCATAACTAGGCATAAGATGGCCTAAAGCTATGTTGGTTTCCAATAAAAGGCGGGTTTGTTCAGGAGCATAATGTCCCCCTCCAATACTAATTCCATTAGCTCTATCCGTTTGACCGGTTTTATCTAGAGATAAGATTGTTTCAGCAACGATATCGCCAGCAACAGGGTCATTCCATTCCTCTTCACCACTACCTATCTCAACAAACAATGTAGGTATTTTTAGATTTGAAGGTCCGTGATGAGTAGCCTCAAGTGATGGTTTATATTCAGTTCCATCTGAAAGTTGATTCAGTTTTTCAAGCACCATTTTAAGATATTTAGGTGCAGAAAACGAAATCTCTCTTGGATTCCCTCCAACCTTAGCTTCATCACCTATATTACCTGGCGTATGAACAGATAATAATTTCTCTCCATTACTACTGCTGTGTCGAGAAGGGAACACTATACAACTAGACTCAATGTTTTCTTCATCAAGCTCTTTATCAAGCCCATTTTGGTCTATATGCCTTCCAATATCTTTTATTAACCTTAATTCCCCATGATTTAATATCGGTCTACCCCTGAACTCTCCATCCTCAACCCAATCGGCTTTATCCAACAATTTATTTTGTATGTTAACGCTTGCTGGATCCCCCATCGATACATAAATAGTTATTGTCACTATGGAAATGTTTTTGAGTCAGAAATGTAAAAAATTTAAGCGTGTTTGTGAGACAGGTCGTATATTCAAGCAGAGGAAGGTATATATGGATGTTTCTAAGACGGCAAAAAAAATAAAAGAAATGGAAATAAGAGGCGCTGGAGACATAGCTAGAGCAACAGCTAAGGCCCTTAAACACACGGCAGAAAAATCCAATGCAACCTCAGTAGATGAATTCAAAGAAGAGATAAATAAATCCAAAAAAATATTACTAAACTCAAGACCTACAGCTGTTTCACTTCCTAACTCAATTAGATTGGTTACTAAAAACCTAGATAGATACTCAGACATAGAGGGAGCAAGATCTAATATAATCAAACGTGCTGATAAATTCATTTTAAGATCGAAAAAATCAATCAAAAACCTCGGAGAGATTGGAAGTAACCGTATAAAAGATGGTGACACCGTTTTAACCCACTGTAACTCAGATGCAGCGCTATCAGTCATTAAAGAAGCCTATAAAACCAAAAAAATAAACGTAATTGCTACAGAATCTAGGCCAAGACTTCAAGGTAAAATAACTGCAAGAGAACTCGCTGAACATGGAGTCCCAGTCACCTTAATAGTTGATTCTGCAGTCAGGTCCTTCATGAAGAACGTAGACATAGTTGTTGTTGGAGCTGACGCAATAGGGGTAAATGGAGCAGTCGCAAACAAAATCGGTACATCACAGATTGCATTAGCTGCCAACGAAGCGAGAGTCACATTTATGGTGGCAGCTGAAACATATAAGTTCTCACCAAAAACAGTCATTGGTGAGCCAATAAAAATAGAAGAAAGATCTGAAGATGAAGTTTGGAAAGACTGTCCAGGCGGCATCTGCATCAAAAACCCCGCATTCGACTTCACACCCCCCGAATACATCGATTTAATCAGCACAGAAATCGGATTAATTTCACCACACATGTCATACGCCATACTTAAAGAAGAGTTTGATTGGAGCATAGAAGAACTAAAAAACAGTTAAAACCAAAAAAAAACAAAAAAACCTTATAAATTAAAATACAGGTGAAATGACCTCCCCCCTGAAGATGAAAAAAGGGTCTTAAGGCCTGAGGTTAGATAATAAATGAAATATATAAACTATTTATTGGTTCAATGAAGGTATCAATCAAGAAAATAGATATAACTAAAGTTAAAGTTGAAGCTATAGTTAATCCATCAAACCCACAATGCACTATGGGCGGAGGAGTTGCTAAACAAATACATGATAAAGGTGGAAAAGAGATAAAAACTGAAGCACGTAAACATACACCAATCAACATTGGTGAAGCTGTAATCACTGGAGCAGGAAGGCTTCCAGCAAAATACATTATACATACACCAACCGTTAAAACTCCAAACGGAAAAAGCAGTGAAATAATAATTGATAAAGCCATTAAAGCAATATTAAAAACAGCATTAGATAATAAAATAAATACAATAGCGATACCCGGATTAGGAACCGGTTCTGGTGGTATATCTTACAGAAAAAGTGTTCTAACAGTTTGTAACAATATAAAACAAATCAAACCAGAACTTGAAATAATATTAGTATACCAAAACAAAGAACATGAAAAACAACTAAAAAAACACTCTAAAAAACTAAAATAAACCCAATTTCAGATATTTTTTATAACTATCCCACAAAAAATGAGTTCTATCCAGGGTTATAAG belongs to Methanonatronarchaeum sp. AMET-Sl and includes:
- a CDS encoding ribose 1,5-bisphosphate isomerase produces the protein MEMFLSQKCKKFKRVCETGRIFKQRKVYMDVSKTAKKIKEMEIRGAGDIARATAKALKHTAEKSNATSVDEFKEEINKSKKILLNSRPTAVSLPNSIRLVTKNLDRYSDIEGARSNIIKRADKFILRSKKSIKNLGEIGSNRIKDGDTVLTHCNSDAALSVIKEAYKTKKINVIATESRPRLQGKITARELAEHGVPVTLIVDSAVRSFMKNVDIVVVGADAIGVNGAVANKIGTSQIALAANEARVTFMVAAETYKFSPKTVIGEPIKIEERSEDEVWKDCPGGICIKNPAFDFTPPEYIDLISTEIGLISPHMSYAILKEEFDWSIEELKNS
- a CDS encoding cobyrinate a,c-diamide synthase; the encoded protein is MNPRILVAGTKSGVGKTTITIGLMGALKQKGIDVQPFKVGPDYIDPGFHTQITGNRSRNLDSYLLKDKVIKESFLNASSNSDISIIEGVMGLYDGKHGGGEPGAGSSAEIAKILDIPIILVIDAGKMAQSAAAMLHGYSTYDKEIEVAGVILNNVSSERHYQMIKDAVKQDIEFLGYLPWNSDLELPERHLGLVPTYESKNLDSYMEKLSNYISKHIDLEKVIGIANDTKKIEIKNWSVFRQTQKTKVKIAVAFDQAFNFYYYDNLDILSELGGEIIEFSPIKDKKLPEADALYIGGGFPETFLPELEENQSMKKTIKNFYNSGKPIYAECGGLAYLSKEIIDFDNEPYKMVGIVPGKVKMTDKLQAMGYVKAETTNNNILMNKNEFTKGHEFHYSKITGLNKKESSYKLFGGKGKNGRHEGYVNKNLLASYVHLHFGTNPSLPKKLLKKAEKTK
- the metG gene encoding methionine--tRNA ligase, which codes for MRKILVTTAWPYGNGPIHLGHFAGMVLPADIFARYHRMKGNKVAMVSGTDMHGTPISLKAEQEGMTPKQLSEKYHKIIKKSLMDLGASYELYTKTTTENHYETTQDMFSTLKKKGHIYKDSMDLFYCPECDRFLPDRYVEGVCPHCNEEQARGDQCDECGMTLDPIDLKKPYCSLCNATPIEKQSEHHFLKLSTFNEELKKWISEKEDEWKPNVINFTKQWLEDGLEDRPITRDMEWGVPIPGGEEGKSIYVWFDAVIGYLSATKEYTDKWREFWEDEEAETYYFIGKDNIPFHAIIWPAMLMGYQNLNLPHCVSANEFLNLEGRQFSTSRNWAVWLNEVPFDPDAIRYHLTSIMPENKDSNFTWEGFQTKNNEELVSTYGNYVHRVLTLIQNELNGEIKPKETEIDPEVQQKIKETVEKTGKQIDNREFKKALETVISLSAYGNTYLNKKEPWKSDNPKKTLYNCLNIVKTLSIITAPFMPNSANQLWQTIGNKDTVHKQKWSNAKKPIKETKIDKPKTLFKKIEDKEIEKQINKLGSEKMEEKKEQEKISFEKFQQMDIRVAKIKKAEKIEGSDKLLKIKADIGNEERQFVAGLAKTHQPKELIGKQVIAITNLEEAEIFGEKSEGMILAADQNNKPILLKPEKETETGTPIK
- a CDS encoding D-aminoacyl-tRNA deacylase produces the protein MGDPASVNIQNKLLDKADWVEDGEFRGRPILNHGELRLIKDIGRHIDQNGLDKELDEENIESSCIVFPSRHSSSNGEKLLSVHTPGNIGDEAKVGGNPREISFSAPKYLKMVLEKLNQLSDGTEYKPSLEATHHGPSNLKIPTLFVEIGSGEEEWNDPVAGDIVAETILSLDKTGQTDRANGISIGGGHYAPEQTRLLLETNIALGHLMPSYAYNYEMVGEMIQKTPECSFIHLSGNEIQKQELSKYKLPVYSEGEIRDLDPLNPKLWSEFIENSIENSKPIYAGKKRYKEFKLIKINEELINMAQRFGKNRDILKSCLNKSEVIYYKKNNGTITNKFYIPSKSFKDRIEKLINCAIKTIGQEKPIEVSRREGNIQVEITQKKFNPDKALSLGVEKKQFGVLSGGKELEIEGKTITPDMVHNINKKEINLKYPPKVLDKIGMG
- a CDS encoding protein translocase SEC61 complex subunit gamma yields the protein MARRSSKGKDNDVDKAVKSLKEKLSEYIRVLKLARKPDKEEFWQVSKIVAIGILLVGSLGFITYLAMDDLPEYFVKQNYAEIQAEFLPEFDQDEANVTLQLQITNKDASLETGELNLKLETINCELVGNETQIIPSLEPGESEVIEIELKGIGPQSNVNAYIWGDDIWQHNTEGTALERNPYEHGPW
- the ftsZ gene encoding cell division protein FtsZ, with product MKSVVEEALERTEDEEEISTNNKDVTRPIKPPEKQEQDEELQRVIKEIGTTIRVVGCGGGGSNTVNRMMEAGIKGAEMIALNTDAQHLVTTDAHRKILIGRNKTKGLGAGSLPKIGKEAAEENIRDLEQVLEGSDMVFVTCGLGGGTGTGSAPVVAKVAKELGALTIAVVTLPFEVEGKVRMENAEAGLKRLRNVADTVIVIPNDKLTETVPRLPLQKAFKVADEVLMRAVKGITELITKPGLVNLDFADVRTIMEGGGVAMIGVGQAEGEERAHEAVKKSLQSPLLDVDISGAEAALINVTGGPDISVSESESVVKEVHDRISTDSRIIWGAQIEQNLEDTVRVMLVVTGVKSSQILGKTKEAEKEEIEKHGIDFVG
- a CDS encoding macro domain-containing protein; the protein is MKVSIKKIDITKVKVEAIVNPSNPQCTMGGGVAKQIHDKGGKEIKTEARKHTPINIGEAVITGAGRLPAKYIIHTPTVKTPNGKSSEIIIDKAIKAILKTALDNKINTIAIPGLGTGSGGISYRKSVLTVCNNIKQIKPELEIILVYQNKEHEKQLKKHSKKLK